The following proteins are encoded in a genomic region of Vibrio spartinae:
- the mfd gene encoding transcription-repair coupling factor → MTSLNPILSLPASQGPGDKKQIGNLTGASLALVAAELSHRHQRHTLLVTTDPQMALKLQQEIEQFYAADIMVFPDWETLPYDSFSPHQDIISDRISRLYHLPKQSGGITIIPVTTLLQRQSPRDFLLQHTLIVKQRDRFSLVKLREQLENAGYRHVDQVFGPGEYASRGAILDLFPMGSDLPYRFDFFDDEIDTIRTFDPENQRSIEEIQEVRLLPAHEFPTTATAIEAFRSRFRQHFEASREPESVYMQVSKGIWPAGIEYWQPLFFDHTETLFDYLPADTQLIVVGDIEPSIDRFLHDVDERYEQRRVDPLRPLLEPAKLWLQKDELFAMLKPFSQFQVHSEAVTEKAGRFNLQVSPLPEIKAQHQHKEPLAALRQFVESHTGQIIFSVESEGRREALLELLQRIKLRPSTLPSFQDACLSDEKYALIIGTAEHGFILHEQQVALICESDLLGDRVVQRRKKDKRVTNSDAVIRNLAELKPGQPVVHIDHGIGRYIGLQTLEVGGITTEYVTLEYQGEAKLYVPVSALNLISRYSGGADENAPIHKLGGESWGKARRKAAEKARDVAAELLDVYAKRELKPGHVFALDREQYATFKASFPFEETDDQSMAINAVLSDMCQNKAMDRLVCGDVGFGKTEVAMRAAFVCTDNSKQVAVLVPTTLLAQQHFENFRDRFANHPIRVEVLSRFKTAKEQKQILQDVADGKIDILVGTHKLLSSELKFKDLGLLIVDEEHRFGVRQKEKVKAMRADVDILTLTATPIPRTLNMAMSGMRDLSIIATPPARRLAVKTFIRQSDQTTIREAVLREVMRGGQVYYLHNQVETIDKVAADLEKLIPEARITVAHGQMRERELERIMNDFYHQRFNLLVCTTIIETGIDIPTANTIIMHRADSLGLAQLHQLRGRVGRSHHQAYAYLLTPHPKAMTKDAIKRLEALASLEDLGAGFTLATHDLEIRGAGELLGEEQSGQIQSVGFTLYMEMLEQAVDALKSGKEPSLDDLLKTQTEVELRLPALLPDDYIPDINTRLSMYKQIASVSNPDELNELRVELIDRFGKLPDAALNLLEISQLKLEAAALNIKKIEAHSKGGYIEFDLNASINPAYLVQLLQSQPKQYGMDGPTKFKFTLPLEERNQRLVFIRDMLNEFQQNILPAS, encoded by the coding sequence ATGACCAGCTTAAATCCCATTCTATCGCTTCCGGCATCTCAAGGCCCGGGAGATAAAAAACAGATCGGTAACCTGACGGGTGCCAGTCTCGCACTTGTGGCAGCAGAGCTGTCCCATCGACATCAACGTCATACGCTGCTCGTCACTACTGACCCGCAGATGGCGTTGAAATTACAGCAGGAAATCGAACAGTTCTACGCTGCCGACATCATGGTATTTCCGGACTGGGAAACACTGCCTTATGACAGTTTTTCCCCGCATCAGGACATTATCTCTGATCGAATCTCACGACTCTATCATCTGCCCAAACAATCAGGTGGGATTACGATTATCCCGGTGACGACATTACTGCAAAGACAGTCACCCCGTGATTTTTTGCTGCAACATACGCTGATCGTCAAGCAAAGAGATCGCTTTTCTTTAGTAAAACTCAGAGAACAGCTTGAAAATGCCGGCTATCGTCATGTCGATCAAGTGTTTGGTCCGGGTGAATATGCCAGCCGGGGGGCCATTCTCGACCTGTTCCCGATGGGCAGTGACCTCCCCTATCGTTTTGACTTTTTTGATGATGAAATTGATACCATTCGGACCTTTGATCCGGAAAATCAACGTTCGATAGAAGAAATTCAGGAAGTTCGGCTCCTGCCGGCTCACGAGTTTCCGACGACGGCCACTGCGATCGAAGCTTTCCGGAGCCGGTTTCGTCAGCATTTTGAAGCCTCCAGAGAGCCTGAATCCGTCTATATGCAAGTTTCAAAGGGCATATGGCCGGCAGGAATTGAATACTGGCAACCCCTGTTTTTCGATCACACCGAAACGCTCTTCGACTATTTACCGGCAGACACTCAGCTGATTGTCGTCGGTGACATTGAACCATCGATTGATCGTTTTCTGCATGATGTCGATGAACGTTATGAACAAAGACGCGTCGATCCATTACGGCCACTGCTTGAACCGGCCAAACTCTGGCTGCAAAAAGATGAACTTTTTGCCATGCTGAAGCCTTTTTCGCAATTTCAGGTTCATAGTGAAGCTGTCACTGAAAAAGCAGGTCGATTCAATCTTCAAGTCTCCCCCCTGCCGGAAATCAAAGCTCAGCATCAACATAAAGAGCCGCTGGCGGCACTCCGCCAGTTTGTTGAATCCCATACGGGACAAATTATATTCTCCGTCGAATCGGAAGGTCGTCGCGAAGCGCTGCTCGAACTGCTACAACGAATCAAATTACGCCCTTCGACACTGCCGTCTTTTCAGGATGCTTGTCTGAGTGATGAAAAATATGCGTTGATTATCGGAACGGCTGAGCATGGGTTTATTCTGCATGAACAACAGGTTGCCTTGATTTGCGAAAGTGACCTCCTTGGCGATCGCGTTGTTCAGCGTCGTAAAAAGGACAAACGGGTCACCAATAGTGATGCCGTGATCCGCAATCTTGCTGAACTCAAACCCGGTCAGCCCGTGGTTCATATTGATCATGGGATCGGACGCTATATCGGGTTACAGACATTAGAAGTGGGTGGCATTACAACAGAATATGTCACGCTGGAATATCAGGGAGAAGCCAAGCTTTATGTCCCGGTTTCAGCGCTGAATCTGATTAGCCGCTATTCCGGTGGTGCCGATGAAAATGCCCCGATTCATAAACTGGGAGGGGAAAGCTGGGGCAAAGCTCGCCGCAAAGCAGCGGAGAAAGCCCGGGACGTGGCGGCCGAGTTGCTGGATGTCTACGCCAAACGAGAACTAAAACCGGGTCATGTCTTCGCTCTGGATCGCGAACAGTACGCGACGTTCAAAGCCAGCTTCCCGTTTGAAGAAACGGATGATCAGTCAATGGCGATCAACGCGGTTCTTTCGGATATGTGTCAAAATAAAGCCATGGATCGCTTAGTCTGCGGTGATGTCGGTTTCGGTAAGACCGAAGTTGCCATGCGTGCAGCCTTTGTCTGTACGGATAACAGCAAACAGGTCGCAGTTTTGGTTCCGACAACATTGCTTGCGCAGCAACATTTTGAAAACTTCAGAGACCGCTTTGCCAATCATCCCATTCGCGTTGAGGTTCTATCTCGCTTTAAAACAGCCAAAGAACAGAAACAGATCCTGCAAGATGTGGCGGATGGCAAAATTGATATCTTAGTCGGCACGCATAAGCTACTCTCCAGCGAGTTGAAATTTAAAGATCTCGGATTGTTGATTGTTGATGAAGAACACCGCTTCGGGGTCCGTCAGAAAGAGAAAGTCAAAGCGATGCGGGCAGATGTTGATATCCTCACGCTCACGGCAACACCGATTCCCAGAACGCTGAATATGGCGATGAGCGGGATGCGGGATTTATCCATCATTGCGACCCCACCCGCACGACGCTTAGCCGTTAAAACATTTATCAGGCAAAGTGATCAGACGACTATCCGAGAAGCAGTATTGCGGGAGGTCATGCGTGGCGGGCAGGTGTACTATCTGCATAATCAGGTTGAAACGATTGATAAAGTCGCGGCCGATCTGGAGAAGCTGATTCCCGAAGCACGGATTACCGTGGCACATGGTCAGATGCGTGAACGTGAACTGGAACGCATTATGAACGATTTTTATCATCAGCGTTTTAATCTGCTGGTTTGCACCACCATCATTGAAACAGGTATCGATATACCGACCGCCAATACGATCATTATGCACCGGGCCGACTCTTTGGGCCTCGCGCAACTACATCAATTACGGGGACGAGTCGGGCGTTCACATCACCAAGCCTACGCTTATTTGCTGACACCACATCCGAAAGCCATGACCAAAGATGCCATCAAACGTTTAGAGGCTTTGGCTTCCCTTGAAGATCTCGGGGCCGGATTTACGCTCGCAACCCATGATCTTGAAATCCGGGGAGCGGGTGAGCTACTCGGTGAAGAACAGAGTGGACAGATCCAGTCTGTCGGTTTTACGCTTTATATGGAAATGCTTGAGCAGGCTGTAGATGCACTGAAATCCGGCAAAGAGCCTTCCCTAGACGACTTGCTGAAAACGCAGACGGAAGTGGAACTCCGGTTACCGGCCCTGCTTCCCGATGACTATATTCCAGACATCAATACCCGCCTGTCGATGTATAAACAGATCGCGAGTGTGTCAAATCCTGATGAACTGAATGAATTGCGAGTCGAATTGATTGACCGCTTTGGCAAACTGCCGGATGCCGCGCTCAACCTGTTAGAAATCAGTCAACTGAAATTGGAAGCCGCAGCACTGAACATTAAGAAAATTGAAGCGCACAGTAAAGGCGGTTACATTGAATTTGATCTTAATGCTAGTATTAACCCCGCGTATTTAGTGCAACTCTTACAATCTCAACCGAAACAATACGGCATGGATGGCCCAACGAAGTTTAAGTTTACCCTGCCGCTGGAAGAACGAAACCAGCGACTGGTTTTTATCCGAGATATGCTGAATGAATTTCAGCAGAATATACTACCGGCTTCCTGA
- a CDS encoding PilZ domain-containing protein, giving the protein MVEQEFFTVQHALTINIEPLATGASFPSEEVFESEIPVPFIVACEFSHLDQLGDVARQELKNNDFKNLIQLLDSQNTKLNMLLNFMLSQQDDPQQRHQTESFGASQFTYVSHHPIDVDTLLRVKLFLDHPPAAIYCYAHVGNCQAEDEQYLVTVKYDLLRESDQDLLIRAALYQQQKLLRRRSLERNK; this is encoded by the coding sequence ATGGTCGAACAAGAGTTTTTTACAGTGCAACATGCACTCACAATCAATATTGAGCCTTTGGCGACAGGGGCATCATTCCCTTCTGAAGAGGTATTTGAAAGTGAAATCCCGGTACCATTTATCGTTGCATGTGAATTCAGTCACCTTGACCAACTCGGTGATGTGGCACGGCAGGAACTGAAAAACAATGACTTTAAAAATCTTATTCAGTTACTGGATAGTCAAAATACCAAATTAAATATGCTGTTGAACTTTATGCTGTCTCAGCAAGATGATCCTCAACAACGCCACCAGACTGAATCGTTTGGCGCCAGTCAGTTTACTTATGTCAGTCATCATCCGATAGACGTTGATACGTTACTCCGCGTCAAATTATTTCTGGATCACCCACCTGCCGCAATATATTGTTATGCGCATGTTGGCAACTGTCAGGCTGAAGATGAACAGTATCTCGTGACCGTGAAATACGATCTCCTGAGAGAATCCGATCAGGATTTATTAATTAGGGCCGCTCTCTATCAGCAGCAGAAACTACTCCGTCGTCGCTCTCTTGAAAGAAATAAATAG
- the lolC gene encoding lipoprotein-releasing ABC transporter permease subunit LolC, which yields MFRPVSVFIGFRYLRGQSGDRFSRFVSRISTVGITIGVLALVTVLSVMNGFESQLKNRILGVLPHAVVYQGHERTQWQATPPSFLKQFPAQFSPEPIVRSEAVVQSASELSAGIMLGIEPQDNDPLAQYLIIGTMQDLHAGDYTLFLGHQLARQLNVSQGDKVRLMVTQASQFTPLGRIPSQRNFTVAGIFNTGSDIDGQLMITHIHDAQRLLRLNEHTISGWRLSFADPFMVSELAKSPLPKGWHWSDWRDQRGELFQAVRMEKNMMGLMLGLIVAIAAFNIISALIMVVMEKQSEVAILKTQGMTNLQVLFVFIVQGASSGIAGALSGGILGILIASHLNSILQVLGVDLIAMGGSLPVMIRPGQIIVVELLTIALSLLATLYPSLRASSVHPAEALRYE from the coding sequence ATGTTTCGTCCTGTTTCGGTATTTATAGGGTTCAGATATTTACGAGGACAGTCAGGTGATCGGTTCAGCCGTTTTGTTTCCCGCATTTCAACTGTCGGTATCACTATCGGCGTGTTAGCGCTGGTCACGGTGTTATCGGTCATGAATGGCTTTGAGTCTCAACTGAAGAACCGGATCCTCGGGGTTTTACCTCATGCGGTGGTTTATCAGGGACATGAACGAACCCAATGGCAAGCAACACCGCCGTCTTTTCTTAAACAGTTTCCCGCGCAGTTCTCCCCTGAACCCATTGTTCGTAGCGAAGCGGTCGTGCAGAGTGCGAGCGAGCTATCGGCTGGTATCATGCTAGGAATTGAGCCTCAGGACAACGATCCACTTGCACAATACTTGATCATCGGAACGATGCAAGATTTACACGCCGGAGATTATACACTTTTCCTCGGTCATCAGTTAGCAAGACAACTCAATGTCTCTCAAGGAGATAAAGTGCGTCTGATGGTGACACAAGCCAGTCAGTTTACACCATTGGGCCGAATTCCCAGTCAACGCAACTTTACCGTCGCTGGTATCTTTAACACCGGCTCTGATATCGACGGTCAACTGATGATTACCCATATCCATGATGCGCAGCGGCTATTACGCCTCAATGAGCACACCATTTCCGGTTGGCGACTGTCGTTTGCCGATCCTTTTATGGTCTCTGAACTGGCGAAGAGCCCCTTACCGAAAGGGTGGCACTGGAGTGACTGGCGGGATCAGCGTGGCGAATTATTTCAGGCCGTGCGGATGGAAAAAAATATGATGGGGTTGATGTTGGGACTGATTGTTGCCATTGCCGCCTTTAATATTATTTCTGCATTAATCATGGTTGTGATGGAAAAACAGTCAGAAGTGGCGATTTTGAAAACGCAAGGGATGACAAATTTGCAGGTTCTGTTTGTCTTTATTGTACAGGGTGCCAGCAGTGGCATTGCCGGTGCGTTGAGTGGTGGCATTCTCGGCATCCTGATTGCGAGCCACCTGAATTCGATTTTACAGGTACTGGGGGTGGACTTGATTGCAATGGGGGGTTCGTTACCCGTGATGATTCGACCCGGCCAAATTATCGTGGTGGAGTTGCTGACGATTGCTTTGAGTCTTTTGGCAACCTTGTATCCTTCACTCCGTGCATCGTCCGTTCATCCAGCAGAGGCTTTACGATATGAATAA
- the lolD gene encoding lipoprotein-releasing ABC transporter ATP-binding protein LolD: protein MNNLLECRQLTKIYREGELATHVLQGVSFSMQPGEFASIVGSSGSGKSTLLHILGALDQPTSGDVMFLGHDMLQLRSAQQAKIRNQHIGFVYQFHHLLADFTALENVAMPLLIGGESVANATHTAKQWLARVGLDHRLSHRPSELSGGERQRVAIARALVNKPSLVLADEPTGNLDHQTALAVYELMKELNEDSQTAFLVVTHDQELAGKMNRILTMKDGLLTS from the coding sequence ATGAATAATCTCCTTGAATGCCGCCAGCTCACAAAAATTTATCGGGAAGGAGAGCTTGCGACACATGTCTTACAAGGTGTCAGTTTTTCGATGCAGCCTGGAGAGTTTGCTTCGATTGTTGGATCATCCGGCTCGGGGAAAAGTACTCTGCTGCACATCTTAGGAGCACTCGATCAACCCACCAGTGGCGATGTGATGTTTTTAGGTCATGACATGTTGCAGCTCCGCTCCGCGCAGCAGGCTAAAATCCGTAATCAACACATTGGTTTTGTCTATCAGTTTCATCACTTACTTGCGGATTTTACGGCATTAGAGAATGTGGCAATGCCGTTGCTGATTGGCGGTGAGTCCGTCGCCAACGCGACCCATACAGCGAAACAGTGGCTTGCTCGTGTCGGGCTTGACCATCGGCTCTCTCATCGCCCGAGTGAACTTTCGGGCGGAGAGCGGCAACGGGTTGCGATTGCCCGGGCGCTGGTCAACAAACCATCGCTGGTATTAGCCGACGAACCGACCGGTAATCTGGATCATCAGACGGCTTTGGCTGTGTATGAACTGATGAAAGAGTTGAACGAGGATTCCCAAACTGCATTTTTAGTGGTCACTCATGATCAGGAGCTTGCGGGAAAAATGAATCGTATTCTGACGATGAAAGACGGTTTACTGACGTCGTAA
- the lolE gene encoding lipoprotein-releasing ABC transporter permease subunit LolE — MISSLSLMIGRRFSRSKKRNKLVSFISMSSTLGIAFGVAVIVIGLSAMNGFERELDNRVLSVIPHGEFEGVDGPIQTWPAMMKKITSFPQIVAAAPYVRFTALAERGQQLKAIEVRGIDPNMERHVSELSRYITGQTFTKTSPGKHQVILGQGVAQRLGVHLGDALTLMVPNMAGGAKSLKAPQRIRVTLVGVLALHGQIDHNLALIPLKDAQQYTGIGSAVTGVSVKVHDVFRAEQIVRQVGNQLNQYVYLRSWQRQYGYLYRDIQLVRTILYLVMVLVIGVASFNIVSTLMMAVKDRAAEIAILRTMGASDRLIRQVFMWQGIFSGVLGSLCGSVIGVLVAMNLTGLIQQLESLIGHHFLSGDIYFVDFLPSQVEARDVVLVSGTAILLSLAATFYPALKASRLNPATVLSSR; from the coding sequence GTGATTTCATCATTATCTCTGATGATTGGTCGTCGTTTCAGCCGTTCCAAAAAAAGAAACAAATTGGTTTCCTTTATTTCAATGTCTTCCACACTCGGGATTGCTTTCGGGGTCGCCGTGATTGTGATTGGTTTATCAGCGATGAACGGGTTTGAAAGAGAACTCGATAACCGAGTGCTATCCGTGATCCCTCATGGTGAATTTGAGGGGGTTGACGGGCCGATCCAGACATGGCCGGCCATGATGAAGAAAATCACCTCTTTCCCTCAGATTGTGGCGGCTGCACCTTATGTTCGGTTTACCGCGTTGGCAGAGAGAGGTCAGCAACTGAAAGCGATTGAGGTCCGTGGCATTGATCCAAACATGGAGCGTCACGTGTCTGAGCTGTCCCGCTATATCACGGGACAGACATTTACCAAGACTTCTCCCGGCAAGCATCAGGTCATCCTCGGGCAGGGGGTTGCACAACGTTTGGGGGTTCATCTCGGTGATGCGTTGACATTGATGGTGCCGAATATGGCAGGGGGAGCCAAATCATTGAAAGCCCCTCAACGAATACGGGTGACACTGGTTGGCGTATTGGCACTGCATGGGCAGATTGATCACAATCTGGCATTGATTCCTCTGAAAGATGCACAGCAATATACCGGCATTGGCTCCGCCGTGACCGGTGTGTCAGTTAAAGTGCATGATGTTTTCCGCGCAGAGCAAATTGTTCGTCAGGTCGGTAATCAGCTCAATCAATATGTCTATCTGCGAAGCTGGCAGCGGCAATACGGCTATCTTTACCGGGACATTCAGTTGGTGCGTACTATTTTGTATCTGGTGATGGTTCTCGTGATTGGAGTGGCCAGTTTTAATATTGTTTCAACCTTGATGATGGCGGTGAAAGATCGCGCTGCAGAAATTGCGATTTTGAGAACGATGGGTGCTTCGGATCGCTTGATTCGGCAGGTATTCATGTGGCAGGGGATTTTTTCCGGCGTATTGGGCAGTTTGTGCGGCAGCGTCATTGGGGTGTTGGTTGCAATGAACCTGACAGGACTGATTCAACAACTCGAGTCGCTCATCGGACATCACTTTTTATCCGGAGATATTTATTTTGTTGATTTTCTGCCATCTCAAGTGGAAGCCCGAGATGTGGTTTTGGTGTCTGGGACAGCAATTTTATTGAGTCTGGCAGCGACATTCTATCCCGCATTGAAGGCAAGCCGCCTCAACCCCGCAACCGTTCTTTCTTCCCGATAG
- a CDS encoding DUF2062 domain-containing protein, translating into MPKKLIKRFLPDRELIKRQKALRIFGNVLYNPNLWCLNRRSAAGAFAVGLFMAFVPLPSQMIMSAGLAIACGVNLPLSVALVWVSNPITMPVLFYFAYKLGAWVLHEPPQHFHFELSWSYITQQMSTIAPSLVVGCLICGVVCALLGYFGIHGLWRYSVVRSWQKRQLK; encoded by the coding sequence ATGCCTAAAAAATTAATTAAGCGATTCTTACCAGACAGGGAACTAATCAAACGGCAAAAAGCCCTGAGAATCTTTGGTAACGTGTTGTATAACCCCAATTTATGGTGTCTGAACCGTCGTTCAGCTGCTGGTGCTTTTGCCGTTGGTTTATTTATGGCATTTGTCCCGCTTCCCAGTCAGATGATTATGTCTGCTGGACTGGCTATCGCATGTGGTGTCAATCTTCCACTTTCTGTCGCCTTGGTTTGGGTGAGTAACCCAATCACCATGCCGGTCCTGTTCTATTTTGCTTATAAGCTGGGTGCTTGGGTTCTCCATGAACCACCACAACATTTTCATTTTGAGTTGTCTTGGAGCTATATCACGCAGCAGATGTCAACCATTGCCCCCTCATTGGTTGTCGGGTGTTTAATTTGTGGTGTGGTCTGTGCCCTGCTCGGCTACTTTGGGATTCATGGTTTGTGGCGTTACTCCGTGGTCAGAAGCTGGCAAAAGCGACAGTTAAAGTAA
- a CDS encoding DNA internalization-related competence protein ComEC/Rec2: protein MIYCWWGVLLLFFALRIHQLWCTIGICTALILVLLHGNIFKRQSDILFQSKHDITINVKVDSFFTANSFGYSARAQVLSINNTPIRWWMQPKVKLYTAGQYDPGDVLKMSVTVKPITGLLNEAGFDSERYFFSQGMVAKVFARSDIEVKKSGDAWRYRLFQQVAQQLRDDSLKGIILALSFANRNDLSEQQWRVLKESGLAHLIAISGLHIGIAYSFGFFLGIPVSRLGRRWLWTPVIFGGCSALAYAWLAGFSLPTQRAMLMLLIHIVFRLSHIRISLRERFLLTLSGMLTIHPFAGVSASFWMSFAAVFFVLYLVNQERDVLHRDRIGKLIRQMKGHLVLMIGMLPVSAYFLGGVSLIAPLYNLVFIPWFSVLVVPLLFIGLWVTSFGGSAILIWQAIHGLLEPVMWAASFAGPAWLFTPSHLIYRLTIATAVVLFWPILSSRSLGFFLVMMCGFSVGRDTTTDWQIDMLDVGHGLSILIGRNGHYILYDTGKSWPGGSIVESVVTPVLRQRGVRYLDGLILSHLDNDHAGGRFELEKIWHPQWKRASEFLPGYQPCAQGHSWQWQALTFDVLWPPKRVVKADNDASCTIRISDDAGHSVLLTGDIEKGSEWQMLQQDLPLGSDVVIVPHHGSYTSSSSLWVKRVGAELAIASLAGVNHWHLPNTGVVKRYQQNGTQWLDTATSGQVRIIISGKKREVNTMRSNAFSPWYRQTLRKQVEWRGYSR from the coding sequence ATGATTTATTGCTGGTGGGGTGTCTTGCTGCTGTTTTTTGCTCTCCGGATTCATCAATTGTGGTGCACAATCGGTATATGCACTGCGTTGATATTGGTATTGCTTCACGGAAATATATTTAAACGACAATCTGACATTCTATTCCAATCTAAGCACGATATTACCATAAACGTTAAAGTTGACAGCTTTTTTACAGCAAATAGTTTTGGCTATAGTGCGCGAGCGCAAGTGTTATCGATAAATAACACACCTATTAGGTGGTGGATGCAACCAAAAGTCAAGCTATATACCGCTGGTCAATACGACCCTGGTGATGTATTGAAAATGTCGGTAACGGTCAAACCGATTACAGGTTTACTCAATGAAGCAGGATTTGACAGTGAGCGCTATTTTTTCAGTCAAGGCATGGTTGCCAAAGTATTCGCCCGTTCTGATATTGAGGTGAAAAAGTCGGGAGACGCTTGGCGTTATCGGCTATTTCAGCAAGTGGCTCAGCAGCTCCGAGACGACTCGTTGAAAGGGATTATTCTGGCGCTTTCTTTTGCAAATCGTAATGATTTAAGCGAACAACAGTGGCGGGTCCTGAAAGAGAGTGGTTTAGCACATCTGATTGCTATCTCTGGTTTGCACATCGGTATTGCTTATTCATTTGGTTTTTTTCTTGGGATCCCCGTTTCTCGTTTAGGCCGACGCTGGTTATGGACTCCGGTTATCTTCGGTGGTTGTTCCGCTTTGGCTTATGCATGGTTAGCTGGTTTTTCACTGCCAACCCAACGGGCGATGCTGATGTTACTTATCCATATTGTATTCAGACTGAGTCATATTCGAATCAGTCTCAGAGAGCGATTCTTACTCACGTTAAGCGGCATGTTGACCATTCATCCGTTTGCCGGGGTTTCCGCCAGTTTCTGGATGTCGTTTGCGGCGGTTTTCTTTGTCCTGTATCTGGTGAATCAGGAAAGGGACGTCCTACATCGTGATCGGATTGGAAAACTGATACGACAGATGAAAGGGCATCTTGTATTAATGATCGGTATGTTGCCTGTCAGTGCATACTTTTTGGGTGGGGTGAGCCTGATTGCTCCCTTGTATAACTTGGTCTTTATTCCTTGGTTCAGTGTACTGGTGGTGCCTTTACTTTTTATCGGTTTGTGGGTCACGAGTTTTGGTGGCTCGGCCATACTGATATGGCAGGCGATTCATGGTTTACTTGAACCGGTTATGTGGGCAGCAAGTTTCGCTGGGCCGGCCTGGTTGTTTACACCTTCTCATCTTATCTATCGCTTGACTATTGCCACAGCGGTGGTGTTGTTTTGGCCTATCTTATCATCCCGTAGTCTCGGCTTTTTTCTGGTCATGATGTGTGGATTCTCCGTTGGGCGTGATACAACCACCGATTGGCAGATTGACATGCTGGATGTCGGCCATGGTCTATCCATCTTAATCGGGAGAAATGGACATTATATTCTCTATGATACGGGGAAAAGCTGGCCGGGTGGGAGTATCGTTGAGTCGGTGGTGACGCCTGTTTTAAGGCAGCGCGGGGTTCGTTATCTGGATGGTTTGATTCTCAGTCATTTGGATAATGATCATGCAGGTGGTCGTTTTGAACTTGAAAAAATCTGGCATCCTCAATGGAAACGAGCCAGTGAGTTTCTGCCGGGATATCAGCCTTGTGCTCAAGGGCATTCATGGCAGTGGCAAGCATTGACGTTTGATGTTTTATGGCCGCCGAAACGCGTTGTAAAAGCGGATAACGATGCTTCATGTACGATTCGGATTTCTGATGATGCAGGACATTCTGTGTTGTTGACCGGTGATATTGAAAAGGGCAGTGAATGGCAGATGTTACAGCAGGACCTGCCACTTGGCAGTGATGTGGTGATTGTGCCTCATCATGGCAGCTATACATCCTCTTCCTCTCTATGGGTGAAACGGGTCGGTGCCGAGTTAGCCATTGCTTCTTTGGCTGGGGTGAATCACTGGCATTTGCCCAATACGGGTGTTGTCAAACGCTATCAGCAAAATGGGACGCAATGGTTGGATACGGCCACGTCCGGTCAGGTTCGGATCATCATTTCCGGTAAAAAACGCGAGGTCAATACAATGCGCAGTAACGCCTTCTCGCCATGGTATAGGCAGACGCTGCGTAAACAGGTAGAATGGCGCGGTTATTCTCGATGA